A region from the Sphingopyxis lindanitolerans genome encodes:
- a CDS encoding IS256 family transposase — protein MTRTEIKPAVSAVKELLAQEPDALREIVRSVMQAMLEAEMDEALGAGKSERSDARLGYRSGHYPRTLVTRVGKLELRVPQDRAGRFSTELFERYQRSEQALVATLAEMYVQGVSTRKVKAITEELCGHAFSASTISAINKKLDGSLAAFAQRRLDEPFPYLILDARYEKVREGGVVGSQAVLIAIGIDWDGRRQILAVEMANRESATSWKDFLLRLRDRGLHGTEFVVADDHAGLRAAIREVLTGAAYQRCYVHFLRNALDHLPRKADDDCLQELRWLYDRRNLAEARADLAQWLARWSAKYPRLTDWAEETIEETFSFYRLPRRHHKHMKSTNMLERFNEEIRRRTYVVRIFPNAPSCLRLVRALAVETHENWLEANRYLNMDELREQKKTELRKAA, from the coding sequence ATGACCAGGACCGAGATTAAGCCTGCTGTATCCGCTGTCAAAGAGTTGCTGGCGCAGGAGCCGGATGCGCTTCGCGAGATTGTGCGCAGCGTGATGCAGGCGATGCTGGAAGCCGAGATGGACGAGGCGCTGGGCGCGGGCAAGAGCGAGCGCAGCGATGCGCGGCTCGGCTACCGTTCGGGGCATTACCCGCGCACGCTGGTGACGCGGGTCGGCAAGCTGGAGCTGCGGGTGCCGCAGGACCGTGCCGGGCGCTTCTCGACCGAGCTGTTCGAGCGCTACCAGCGGTCGGAGCAGGCGCTGGTGGCGACGCTGGCCGAGATGTATGTCCAGGGCGTTTCGACGCGCAAGGTCAAGGCGATCACCGAAGAGCTGTGCGGCCATGCCTTCTCGGCCTCGACGATCTCGGCGATCAACAAGAAGCTCGATGGCAGCCTGGCGGCCTTTGCCCAGCGCCGCCTCGACGAGCCGTTCCCTTATCTGATCCTTGATGCCCGCTACGAGAAAGTGCGCGAAGGCGGCGTGGTTGGAAGCCAGGCGGTGCTGATCGCGATCGGCATCGACTGGGACGGCAGGCGGCAGATACTGGCCGTGGAGATGGCCAATCGCGAGAGCGCCACGTCATGGAAGGACTTCCTGCTGCGCCTGCGTGACCGGGGCCTGCATGGCACCGAGTTCGTCGTCGCCGACGATCATGCCGGCCTGCGCGCGGCGATCCGCGAGGTGCTGACCGGCGCCGCATACCAGCGCTGCTACGTGCACTTCCTGAGGAACGCGCTCGATCACTTGCCAAGGAAGGCCGACGACGACTGCCTGCAGGAACTGCGCTGGCTCTACGACCGGCGCAACCTCGCCGAGGCCCGCGCCGATCTCGCCCAGTGGCTCGCCCGATGGAGCGCCAAATATCCCAGGCTCACCGACTGGGCCGAGGAGACGATCGAGGAGACCTTCTCCTTCTACCGGCTGCCACGCAGGCATCACAAGCACATGAAAAGCACCAACATGCTCGAACGCTTCAATGAGGAAATCCGGCGGCGAACCTATGTCGTGCGGATATTCCCCAACGCCCCCAGCTGCCTGCGCCTGGTCCGCGCACTCGCCGTCGAAACCCACGAAAACTGGCTCGAAGCCAACCGCTACCTCAATATGGACGAACTGCGCGAGCAGAAGAAAACCGAACTACGCAAAGCCGCATGA
- a CDS encoding TetR/AcrR family transcriptional regulator, with translation MATTRDLFVKRGFHQTGMAQIASSSGIAVGQIYRDFANKEAIIAAICEADLAEWLEEETLETAVAVGDREGILAWIERIAIDEPSHENRRMMCEFVATVGCNPIIAEINRKADVRLRTSLGAALASLAPGASPQDRSTVVDFIITMSWGMVAGAELFPYRDHKILRHYMASLFRRELAAMCN, from the coding sequence TTGGCCACGACCCGCGATCTCTTCGTCAAACGCGGATTCCATCAGACCGGGATGGCCCAAATCGCCAGTTCATCCGGCATCGCGGTGGGGCAGATCTATCGGGACTTTGCCAACAAGGAGGCGATCATTGCCGCCATCTGCGAAGCCGACCTTGCTGAATGGCTCGAGGAAGAGACGCTGGAGACGGCGGTCGCGGTGGGGGATCGCGAAGGTATCCTCGCCTGGATCGAGCGAATCGCCATCGATGAGCCATCGCATGAAAATCGCCGCATGATGTGCGAATTCGTGGCCACAGTGGGGTGTAACCCGATCATCGCCGAGATCAATCGCAAGGCGGATGTCCGGCTGCGCACCAGCCTGGGAGCGGCGCTGGCCTCTTTGGCGCCGGGCGCATCTCCACAGGACAGATCAACGGTGGTGGACTTCATCATCACCATGTCCTGGGGAATGGTAGCGGGGGCCGAGCTGTTTCCTTACCGAGACCACAAAATCTTGCGCCACTACATGGCGTCGCTGTTCCGCCGGGAACTCGCCGCAATGTGCAATTGA